The genomic DNA TCGAGTGGAAGGAGATGGACTTTAAATATGAGAATGCTGAGGCACGTTGGACGGCCATTGAAAATCACGAATTTCGACCAGACAACGTAATACCTTTTGGGTTGGAAGTATATAGGTCACGAATGTATGTTGCTTTGCCTCGATGGCGAGACGGTGTACCAGCATCATTGGCTTATTTTGATATCAATGGTAAGTCAGATAAAAAATACAGGTTGAagatgttatattatatatggtaacaAGATCGGAATTGAAGTTGCGGCTGGATTACTACTTCTGTGCCACTTGGTTAAAATATCATTTGTTGTAACCCTTGTTCATTTTGGCGGTCGGATAGCATGGTTACCATACTTGGTCTAGAGTCCAATCGTCTTACAAATGAGTTTGGTAGCATTCTTTTACTATTAGATCTATTAAGGTGAAATTTCgtagtttacaaattatttgacTAAATGAATCTAAATGTTCCCATATCGATCTTTTTTTacagttaaacatttttaatgaagatatcaaataaacttatatatattatataccggTTAGAATTCGGAGATTTTAATAATCTTGTTGAAGAATTCTTGTTGTTACTGATGTGATTTGTTTCCATATCAGTTGAAATCTTTTTGCCTCTTTAAGATAAATATGCTAacttaagaattttttattttgagaatTAAGCAAGATATTCTAATGAAACTAAGGGCCATGTGCTTAATATGAGacgtatttttaattcaaagggCGTATGGAATCAAATTAGTTTTGTATTTCAAGAGTTAAACTTGAAATAAGTTCagtcaataatattattaaaattttcaatattttgacatatggcaaaattttctacaatttttgaTAGTAACGTATACAAGTCGGATAATTCAACCGTTTTTGTATTTGaccaaattcatatattttattaagattaaaaattGGTAGATGCTACATCTCTATCGATTACATGACATGTGTAATTATATTGGTAATAAGCGAAAAATTTCTCAAATGTTCAGGGATACATGCTGTTCGATGTAGGATTTCAGTGACATTTGACAGAATTATTATGATAGAATTAGCTATAAAGAGTTTTTATATGAACTAGAGTTTTTGAAAATGCGGTTTGATATTGTAAATaccaaaatattcaattaataaGCTGAAATGATCGGTACAAGCAGCACCGACTCAGCTACAgccatatacaatttttacaatCATATATCTTTACAAACAAAGCTGTATATAAATTCTGTAATGTCTTAGTAATTTGCCGACATTTGTAACttaatttagatattttgtatttttaagagCATGAATATACAACAGGTTCTTCAAAACCGACAGCCAAATCTTACCGTAACGTAATCCTACAATAAAaacgcaaatatatttaaattgattCACTTTATTCAAAGTGATAAAAGAAAATACTCTTTCTAACTTGTTTGTTGCGAAAACAACATCTGGGtaatgtatgtacgagtataggagcctacatacatattttcgcaTTTAGAATGTTTAGAATTCAAAGAAACCAGTTTAACGTTGATATTTGCTTTTGTATTGTATTcaaggtaaaatttttattttgaaatttaatgaaGCAGAATATAGGGTTGTCTTTCCTAGCTTCGAAATTTGATCCAGTAGTGTCTAAACTAATGTTATGGGAATTGTTTCCTATTAACATATCTGATAATTACtttgtatataaaagtatatatacttatttatattattcttaATGTGAAAAGCTCCGGAAAAAGAGAAAGATATTTTAGTGGTTGATTATTGTCAaatattatactcgtatatggtaTTAAGAGGTCTGTCAAGCTAGTAATTTAAATGTTTCCTCGTCTAGGTATATAGTGTTTGCAGAACGAGATTTCGATGGTCCGATCTAAGTTCTAAATTCTTTCCAATTTGTGGATGTCTGTTATTTATATTACTTGCTAGTCGCTTGTTTAGcttaatcaattaaaattaaaattactaaaatcaaaaatgtatattaaagtcTAGTAATTTCTTCACTAATAACTAtgttaaaatttcagaaaaatctACAAAATCACCATTACTCATTCCTTTTCCTAGTTGGGAGGCACATAATATTGCCAACTCGGATCCAGAGCTTATTTCTCCCTTTCGAATTCGAGCTGATCGCTGTGGTCGACTATGGGTACTAGACTCACGTATTGCAGGCGTTTTAGAGAATACAACTATATTTGGACCTGCTCAGTTATTAGTTTATGATTTGCATAGTGATAATCTTTTACGTCGCTACAAATTTCCTAACAGTCAGATGAAACAAGGTTCCTTCTTCGCAAATTTAGCGGTGGATGACTCTAATTGCAAAAATTCTTTTGCCTATGCTGCTGATTTAGGTGCCCCTGGTCTAATAGTTTATTCATGGGCACAAGATGATTCATGGCGAGTACTGCATAATTTCTTCCATCCTGATCCATTAGCTGGAAATTACAGTATAGATGGTATAGAATTTCAATGGGATGATGGATTGTATGGTTTGGCCCTATCTAAACCACAGGAAGACGGTTTCGCTATACTATACTTTCATCCCCTCAGCTCTATAACTGAGTTTTCAGTTAGTACAAGTGTTCTTAGAAATAAAACCTTTGCTAGTTCTGGTGAAATCTACCATAACTTCAAAATATTGGGAGCGCGTGGTTCAAACGGACAAGCAGGCGCAGCATTTATAGACCCACGTACCGAAGTTTTGTTTTATACGTTACCAAATCTAAATGCTCTGGACTGTTGGAGTACAACTAATACGGATTATTCGACCAATACTCAGGGACGTGTTTACACGAGTGCGCAAGAACTCGTATTTCCCAGCGAAGTGATGATCGATACGGAAGATAGGTTATGGGTACTTTCGAATAAATTACAAGAATTTATTTATGATGAGATCTATCCTGGGAGAGTAAATTACCGTGTTTTGACAGCGAATGTAGTGGATGCAATCGCAAATACTGTATGTGATACCAAGGTGAAACCACTGCCAGAAATAGTTAAACCGGAATTAGATACTATACTTGACGCGGTGATAAATTCTACGAAAGAGGTATCTGCTTCAGGTGTGGAGACGAAAAGTTTAACCGTAATCATCGTGTTTTTTGGgattagtataattttttacataatctAAATAGTTTAAGTTCAACTAATGTTATTTTGTATGTAgtaatataaaactaaatactTATTGTAGAAGAATTTCATGTTCATTAAATGTCtaccaatataaattataacgaCAATATCATTTAAGCTCGATGTTTGTCTGAAATTGTTTTCCTGATATCCTTTTTAATGTCATAAAATATCTGCAAATGAATTGAGTACTTAAAATGTTGAAAGTAAATTGTAAATTGGAACCACTTATATTTtggtaacattattattattggaaATGGTGCGCTTATTGGAAAGTTTTAATACCGTAGACACCAAAAAgattaaagtatatttttaaatttgtacttatgtatatatgtatatttatggcCACTCAATTTGTCTTGAATCAATTTAATgtattcatattgttttaaaattaaccaTACTTCATGCAAAATATTTGGGCCATTGAAACCTTAGATGAATGATTAGGAGAAAGGAACTTCTCTAAAAGCGTTGTACAATATACCATactaaattttggaaaaatatcgcgccaaataaaacagtttccatacaagaacttgattttgattgtttagtttgtatggcagctatatacttcAGTTCCGACAACTGAGCAAATTCTTGGACATGCAACAGGTGCACAATTTCAGCGGGAcattttaaaaactgagggaatagtccatagacagacggacagacgaacatggctaaaccaactcagctcgtcacttcgtgaaaacttaatatatgctGTTAaggatttaaatattaaatatattgatgtataaaatatataagaggtatatactacaatataaataatttggtCTTATGCAACAAAAGAtgatctttaaaaattttatcggATCATTAGACCATgggtaaaatttgttaaaatagatCAAACTGGAATGAACTCGCTAAACGCCCTCATGAAGCTCTAAATGTGGTAATGAAATGACGTTCAGATTTTATGGTAACTGTCCTATCGGATTCTGAAGAATAAGTTAAACGGTGGAAATCTGGACCTTAAATTTCGCTAGTTCCTTAGGTTTAAAACCATATAGCAAATAGTTTCAGATTTGATAAAGTTTAATTTATAGAATATTTTCGTGTTGGCTCACTTGAGACTAAGCGATTTTGCATTTTAGTAACAGCTTTTGTAggattttagttttttcttttcaaactaTTACGAAGATAATGTTAGTCTTCATTAGATTTTTCCAATGTTCTTCGAGCATTTAATGATTATTTTACCCTGAAcacggtatattaagtttgcacgaAGTTTGAACACCTAGAAGgtaacgtcggagatcctataaagtatatacataaatgatcagcatgacgagctgagttgatttagccatgtccgtctgtctgtatatatacaaattagtccctcagttttcaagctatcgatctggaattttgcacctgtccttctCTCaccaagaatctgctcatttgtcggaacgccgatatgggaccactataccatatagctgccatacaaactgaacaatcggaatcaagtgcttgtatgaaatacTCTTTCAtctgacaatatatcttcacgaaatttggcatgagttattttctaaggcagcAAAGAAATGAATCAGATCGGAtgtctatagcatatagctgccatacaaactgaacaatcggaatcaagtgcttgtatggaaaagtctttcatttgacgaggtatattcacgaaatttggcatggattattacttaagACATTAATCCAATCGCCTAAGAAATTGTATAGGTCGAatgactatagcgtatagctgccatgttaactaaacgatcggagtaaagtgcttgcatggaaaatgcTTTTATTTAACGAGTTATCTTAAATTAGGCGCGAGGCAACAAAGTATTCtcgtagaaattgttcagatcagatcactatatcataaagctgccatacaaattgaacgatcggaatcaacttttgtatttgtgaattatagcttcggtgcaaccgaagttaacgttttttcttgtttgataTTGTCTTTGTGTCTACCGAAGAAGCTTCCACTTTTTGTGTTTGTGGTTGTGGTTGTGATTTGTGAAATTTAGGCTGGAAGGGTTCACTTTTTTTAAGGTTGTGTAGCAACATAAAACTCAGAATACATAGAATGAAAAAGCAAAATCTCTAGTTCATGACTTTTATTAAAGAGGCAGGGAAATGAAAGTTACTTCGACAACAAATTCAGTGCTTCAAGCCTGTACCTACAacatttttacgtattttaataTGAACATTTATATTTGCCTTCAAGATAGGATCCTTTTGAgtaaatacaagtataccaatgtttgattttaattttaattttaatcctcGGTTGGGATAGTTTTCAGTGCCTttagtaaattttgttttcggctcatttttggagcgccattcgctagattgttgtgTAGTTTCGatgtcaccagtaatgatgcgtttgatgaaagTAGGGTACTCAACTACTCAATCATCTCTTTTGCGAGCTATTTATACTCGACGTcctttttgcaaaagattcaggtatgGTAtggtaaaaagttcgttcggttctTAGATgtcgttattgtccatagtactaggtaaaagtttgtctttgacagtttttcgattgattgactcagtacgttgtgagctctcgtcaaagatggacaccagcaaagagaaaattcgctatattttacaatttttctttcgatcaaggcgaaaaagcagccaaagcggctaaaaaaattaatttagtttatgaccccgatactgtaaacgaacgtgtagcacaaaagtggtttgctaggttccgttccggtaatttcgatgtcaaagatgcaccactcgtcgggaggcctgtcgtcgaaaattgtgataaaatcatgaaaatagtggaaacagaccgtcacgtgagcacttatttaattgctgaggaactaaagataagtcagaaaaccgtttggaaccatttgcataaccttggattcaaaaagaagctcgatgtttgggtgtcacacgaactaacgaaaaaaaacatgatggaccgaattgccatctgcgaatcgctgctgaatcgcaactaaatcgacccgtttctgaagcagattgtgactggcgatgaaaagtgggtcacttacgacaacatcgcgCGCAAACgttcgtggtcaaagctcggggaagtggcccagacggtggccaagaccagATTGAatgccaggaaggttttgctgtgtgtttggtgggattggcaaggaatcattcACAACGAGCTGCtcccaaacgctcaattcggtcctctactgccaacaactgaccgcttgaaggcagcactcatccagaagaggccatctttgatcaacagaggccgagagagaaattgtgttccatcaggacaacgccaggccacacacgtctttagtgacgcgccagaagctccgggagctcggatgggaggtcctaatgtacccaccttatagtctggacctggcgccaagtgattaccatcttttcctgtccatggcgaacgcgcttaatggtgagaagttggccccAAGAGAGGCCTTTGAAAATTGGCGCTCAAAACGGCACACAAAACAACGgaacacaaagttatcatcttttgaaaaatcaataaaaaaccgaacgaactttttacttgacctaatatatatacGATTATAGCATTGcacaaaacattaaccaaaatctgttgagtcgatccataagagatgacCAGATCCTCTGTTATCTCTATGATGCTAACACGATGTTTATTAAGcactgtttttataccctgaacagggtatattaagtttgccacgaagtttgtaacacccaggaggaaacgtcggagaccctataaaatatatatataaatgatcagcatattgagctgagttgatttagccatgtccgtctgtccttccgtacgtccgtccgtctgtacatatgcaaactagtccctcagtttttaaggtattgatctgaaatttcgcacctgcccctttctcaccaagaagctgctcatttgtaggaacggcgaatatcggaccactatagcatatagctgccatacaaactcaacaatcggaagcaagtccttgtatgtgaaaccttttttatttgacgagttatcttcacgaaaataatacaagtatttaaggcaacaatggaatcttcgaagaaatttggtatgagttattttctaaggtaacaatataatgactatagcatataactgccatacaaactgaacgatcggaatcaagtgcttgtatggaaaactctttcatttgacgagttatcttcacgaaaataatacaagtatttaaggcaacaatggaatcttcgaagaaattgtattgaTCGGatgactgtagcatatagctgctatacaaactgaacgatcggagtaaagtgcttgcatgaaaaactttttcatttgacgaggtatcttgacgaaatttggtatgagttattttctaaggcaagaatataatcgccgaatttagatcggatcgctatgtaatacagctatcatataaactgaaagatcggagtaaagtgcctgcttggaaaaaaattttattttttattgtcgaTTTAAGGTCTAAATCAAGTTAtggtaaggaacctttgtacctgtgaagggtattataggttcggtgcaaccgaagttaacgttttttcttgttttttaatttttcgatggTATCGTCTTTACCAGAGATAGATGGACAACTCGCATCAAGCAAATTTTTGATGAATTGACGACTTTCACTGAATGAATACTTGTATTTGTCATAAAGTAGACTCTTTAAAAAcacttttacaacatttttaaaattgtaccaATCTTAGgtaaacatgtaaggaagggcctgggaagttcgggtgtaaccgaccaacgcttgcaacttgcaagaaacaAAACCGGGAAAATACTTTCAAGACTTTATGGTGGTGGCTCACGAaacgtgctacaaaaacaaaccgtaataacttttttttcaatcaatagattacatttttttttattgtatagaaaattttgttttattttatataattaattcctTTTAAAAATGTACCGTAAATGACCTTCATGCTCAGCTACgtatatgcgacacctaattagaaaattattaattacgaCTTGAATTATTGACTTTGGTCAATAATCGAtcttaaacttaaaataatcgaCTTTTTAGAATCGAGTTTGAATGCTTCAAGTCGATTAAAATCGATTCTCACTCGATGACTTCGACTTTTCTGTCAACAGTTATAACATTCGATTGTAGTACAGTTTGTGTCGTTTTCATGTACCGactcttttatataaaatcgaAAGTCGACTTCTCGCGCGCTGTTACCATCCCtagcctgagcgccacatcaaccttAAACATTCGAATATAAGCCACGTCAACTTCTTTTTTTCCGAGTACGACTTTCAACGATCCTTTTCCGGATTCACCTTGGATTGGATtggataaaattaaatttgattcgGTTAATTTGATTAGTGAATCTAAATggttaactaaataaaaagaaaagagtGTACACAACAATCACAAGCGCATTTTCCTTCAAGTTGTTCGTAGTGTTAATTCATAAAAGCTCACCAAAGGCGGTTAGTGTTCCCCAATATATTAGATACAAATTTGTTCAGATAGTGCAGCGGcaccatgctttgcagtccgtcagTAGATGGACTATTAtaaggttggtaaacatgtttgccgaatctggaagtatGGCAATAAGACCGTACCAtcggcaaatccaagagtttcgactcgcaatttatcggcgcaacttggagACAGTctttacaacggataattcatgatgacttaaacatGTTTCCGCACAAAATTCAAATAGGTTGGTTAAATCATCTTGATTTGCCTATTCGCCcggaattttgccaaaaaaattattgaaatggccgaGAGAGACAATGTCTTGATAAATTGCCTATTTATGTCTGATGCCCATTTTGACCTAAACAGAAATGTatgcaagcaaaattgccgtatgTGGAGTGAATCAAATTCAGGAATATCccacgagacggaacttcacccagagTCACTGTTTGGTGCACAGTTTAACCTAGTTGTATTttcgggccatacttctttgaagaaaacagtGTAACActaactgtcaatgggcaccatcatttaaagatgttgaacccataactgcgccgaagacgtatccTTTTGAAAAGCGTTTGGTTTCAGCAAGATAAAGCAACTGCACACCGGTTATCACGGTGTGCAGTTGGTCCAACGaacatttgaaaacaaaataactCCACTTTCTGTTGGCTcccaaggtcacctgacctgactgatcggaatttttttttattatgtcaagcaagaggttttaacaccacctagaaatctgactgaattgaaccagttcattaaatcgataattgaggcaatcccgacttctaCCTAGTGATGGTAACAGCGCGTGAAAAGTCGACTTTCGATTTTAGAGTCGATTTGGAATTTTATGACTCTTAAAGTCGATTAATCAGTGCTAAAAGTCGACTCTCAAGtcgacttttttaaaaattaaacaattatatttcCGTCAGTTATGTTATACTATGCTTATTTAAAACGGTTACCAAGGATACCAGCGATGATGTTTATTTTTATCCAATCAGAAGAGGTTAGTTTAACGataaggtataaaaaaatataaaagagtcGGTATATGAAAACGACACAAACTGTACTACCATCGAATGTTATAACTGTTGACAGAAAAGTCGAAGTCATCGagtgaaaatcgattttaatcgACTTGAAGCATTCAAACTCGATTCTAAAAAGtcgattattttaagttaaagaTCGATTCTTGACCAAAGTCAGAGTCGACTTTCCTATCCCTAGCTCAGCcccgtagacgaaaacgaatgaTGATGTgagggcgatgatcccgtcctttttgttaggtgtaCAAGTGCCGTGTCATGGTgagttgtgttgtcctgtgtggtatGGTTTCATCGAGTCGTGAGAACCTGTGAATATTctctggtgtggtgtgttgcattagggtgcgccagttgttaccggagagagcggtggtactgaggcttagctcatttaaacactatccaaaccctcttttcgATATCccaagcattaatttttaaaaaacatatatagtaACCTGTCAAATGAAAGCAAAAGTAGGTCGATTACTCTCACAAAAAAAGTTATCAcggtttgttattatagcacgATTCGTGGGCCCtgcattaaacaagtaaggaatggctaagttAAGGGATAACTGAACATTTCATAATTTCTAGATTCCATAGCAACGtattccagagatttttcaatctccacCACCACAGGGCTCagcgctgtttctgtggattttcctttagaatacgcatgctgcgaaccagccaacttatttggttttagtttgtttcttatatgtagttctattagcctttccaacgtttttagaaggaatgaGGATATGCGAGCTTTTACCTGCCTTAGGcatgtatattaccttgacttccctccacaGCGAAGGgaaatagtttaattgcagcgcccccttaagaatggtaactagccaatccattatgtaattcttcgactgctgtaattgagccgggaatagaccgtctggtcCCTGCGACTTGAATAGCTTGAAGCTATTTATTGCCCAgtgtacgttgctttctgacactgtgtttataagagtggagtctatttctgctccactgtcttgagtatattcaaTCATATGGCTTTCAGAACTACCTGGGAAgagggtatccattagtagtccCTGCGACCcttactggataccgtccaactgCCGTCTGGCTCCTGAAGAAaaccgatactatgcaccgattgtgccattattttcttaagtcgagacgcttccgctGTGTTCTCgatattattacaaaaagatttccaagaatttctttttgctctcctaacttcctttttgtacGACCTAAGGAGGTCGTAATAATAATCCcagtctgactcgccttgggattgcttGGCTAAATTGAGCAGCTTTCTACATTCTTTCTGTAACTTTTTAAGTTCGGGAGACCACCAGGGGGGCCTAATTCTACCcctacttcgtgttattggacaagccacttctaatgcttgccgacAAGATTCAGTGAATCGAACAAGGAAGATATCGAGATCCTCCTTactattgggctgaaacggcgggatcatagggatacgtttttccagctcttgcaagtgcacctgccagttcgttttcttATGATTCCTGAAATCAATGGCTCTATCGGCCGTTTCTTCTAATATACATTCAATACATCGGTGATTCGAAAAACTCCATGTCTTTcttgattatttttaggtgatacatatCTATAATACTGTGTAGCAAGACTATAAAAATgatgcgaaagaattcaacattcattattgctatattttact from Bactrocera oleae isolate idBacOlea1 chromosome 3, idBacOlea1, whole genome shotgun sequence includes the following:
- the yellow-b gene encoding protein yellow, whose protein sequence is MQLALWLTRRDNKYKMCEMLRSTYFILLFAVLAKSKDNLRVAFEWKEMDFKYENAEARWTAIENHEFRPDNVIPFGLEVYRSRMYVALPRWRDGVPASLAYFDINEKSTKSPLLIPFPSWEAHNIANSDPELISPFRIRADRCGRLWVLDSRIAGVLENTTIFGPAQLLVYDLHSDNLLRRYKFPNSQMKQGSFFANLAVDDSNCKNSFAYAADLGAPGLIVYSWAQDDSWRVLHNFFHPDPLAGNYSIDGIEFQWDDGLYGLALSKPQEDGFAILYFHPLSSITEFSVSTSVLRNKTFASSGEIYHNFKILGARGSNGQAGAAFIDPRTEVLFYTLPNLNALDCWSTTNTDYSTNTQGRVYTSAQELVFPSEVMIDTEDRLWVLSNKLQEFIYDEIYPGRVNYRVLTANVVDAIANTVCDTKVKPLPEIVKPELDTILDAVINSTKEVSASGVETKSLTVIIVFFGISIIFYII